The proteins below come from a single Limnobaculum xujianqingii genomic window:
- a CDS encoding MFS transporter — translation MNDYAMTPGERRATFGLGLVFSLRMLGMFMVLPVLTTYGMALAGATKPLIGLAIGIYGLTQAIFQIPFGLISDRIGRKPLIVGGLLIFAIGSAIAALSDSIWGVILGRALQGSGAIAAAVMALLSDLTREQNRTKAMAFIGVSFGITFAIAMVLGPIVTHAFGLNALFWGIAVLALAGIILTLTLIPNPSGHVLNRESGMVKGSFSKVLRNERLLKLNIGILCLHTLLMATFLALPVAMENAGFMPADHWKVYLVTMLVSFVAVVPFIIIAEKKRKMKQVFLTCVALLLISESILFSSGQHLWTIFVGVQLFFIAFNIMEAILPSLISKEAPAGYKGTAMGVYSTSQFIGVAIGGSLGGWLFGLNGTSAVFIGCVVLCALWLMLSTTMKQPPYVSSLRIELPETALQDGLLESYLKMVAGVNDVVIVPEEQSAYVKIDSGKTNRAKLEQLISSYHSQPA, via the coding sequence ATGAACGATTATGCAATGACTCCGGGAGAGCGCCGGGCAACCTTTGGTCTGGGGCTAGTATTCTCCCTGCGTATGCTGGGAATGTTTATGGTCCTGCCGGTCCTCACTACTTATGGTATGGCGCTGGCCGGAGCAACCAAGCCGCTAATTGGCCTTGCTATTGGTATTTATGGTCTGACACAGGCTATCTTCCAGATCCCTTTTGGCCTGATCTCCGATCGGATTGGTCGTAAGCCATTGATTGTTGGTGGGTTGCTAATTTTTGCTATCGGCAGCGCGATTGCTGCTCTAAGTGATTCGATATGGGGCGTGATTCTTGGACGAGCTCTTCAAGGCTCAGGAGCTATTGCTGCCGCCGTTATGGCCCTACTTTCCGACCTGACAAGAGAACAAAACCGAACTAAAGCCATGGCGTTTATTGGCGTTAGCTTCGGTATTACTTTTGCTATTGCCATGGTGCTGGGGCCCATTGTTACGCACGCTTTTGGCCTTAATGCGCTGTTTTGGGGCATCGCCGTATTAGCGCTGGCAGGAATAATACTAACACTCACTCTGATACCAAATCCTTCCGGCCATGTATTAAACCGGGAATCCGGTATGGTAAAAGGCAGTTTTAGCAAAGTACTCAGAAATGAACGTTTGCTAAAACTGAATATCGGCATTCTCTGCCTGCATACTTTACTGATGGCCACCTTTCTTGCCCTGCCGGTCGCGATGGAAAATGCTGGTTTTATGCCAGCCGATCACTGGAAGGTTTATCTGGTCACTATGTTGGTTTCTTTTGTCGCAGTTGTGCCCTTCATCATAATTGCGGAAAAAAAACGCAAAATGAAGCAAGTATTTTTAACCTGCGTCGCACTGCTTCTTATTTCAGAGTCTATACTTTTTTCCAGCGGGCAACACCTGTGGACTATTTTCGTCGGTGTTCAGCTATTTTTTATCGCTTTCAATATCATGGAAGCCATCTTACCTTCGCTGATAAGTAAAGAAGCGCCTGCAGGTTATAAAGGTACAGCGATGGGTGTCTATTCGACCAGCCAATTTATTGGTGTGGCTATCGGCGGAAGTTTGGGTGGATGGTTATTTGGCCTTAACGGAACAAGTGCAGTATTTATTGGCTGCGTTGTGCTCTGTGCGTTGTGGTTGATGCTCAGTACCACAATGAAACAACCACCTTATGTCAGTAGCCTGCGCATCGAATTACCAGAAACAGCATTACAAGACGGCCTGTTAGAAAGTTACCTGAAAATGGTTGCCGGTGTGAACGACGTGGTCATTGTGCCGGAAGAACAGTCCGCCTACGTAAAAATCGATTCGGGTAAAACTAATCGTGCCAAATTGGAACAGTTAATCAGTTCGTATCACTCTCAGCCGGCGTAG
- a CDS encoding luciferase-like monooxygenase has protein sequence MSNSSSVPLSVLDLSPIIQGGTIPQAFTRSKELAILAERLGYHRYWMAEHHNMAGIASSATSVLVGYIAGATSTIRVGAGGVMLPNHSPLVIAEQFGTLASLYPDRIDLGLGRAPGTNQETAQALRRNDHDASENFPANIAELTSYFDDEKPTQTIKAIPGQGLRVPVWLLGSSLYGAQLAARMGMPYAFASHFAPDMMLQALELYRREFKPSADLKKPYAMVCVNAIAADTSAEAEYMFTSLQQHFVNMLRGTPGPLPHPVEDINSAVAKHELYSANHTLSLSVIGDKNGVRTGLQNLLKETDADEIMINGQIFDHSARMRSFELIAEISADLAK, from the coding sequence ATGTCTAATTCTTCCAGCGTACCACTTTCAGTGCTTGACCTCTCACCCATTATTCAGGGTGGAACTATCCCTCAGGCATTCACTCGCTCAAAAGAGCTGGCCATTCTGGCAGAACGTCTTGGTTATCATCGCTACTGGATGGCCGAACACCATAACATGGCGGGTATCGCCAGTTCAGCGACTTCCGTACTGGTCGGTTATATTGCAGGAGCGACATCAACCATTCGCGTTGGTGCCGGTGGCGTAATGCTACCTAACCATTCACCATTGGTGATTGCCGAGCAGTTTGGCACTCTGGCATCCCTGTATCCTGACCGTATCGATTTAGGCTTAGGGCGAGCACCAGGAACCAATCAGGAAACCGCACAGGCCCTGCGCCGTAATGACCATGATGCCTCAGAGAACTTTCCGGCCAATATTGCCGAGCTGACCAGCTATTTTGATGATGAAAAACCGACCCAGACCATAAAGGCGATTCCAGGACAGGGATTACGCGTTCCGGTTTGGCTATTAGGTTCAAGCTTATATGGCGCTCAACTGGCTGCGCGTATGGGGATGCCTTACGCTTTCGCGTCCCACTTTGCGCCAGATATGATGTTACAGGCACTTGAGCTATATCGCCGTGAGTTCAAACCCTCTGCCGATTTGAAAAAACCTTATGCCATGGTGTGTGTTAATGCGATTGCCGCTGATACCAGTGCTGAAGCTGAGTATATGTTTACTTCTTTACAGCAGCACTTTGTCAACATGTTGCGTGGAACGCCGGGTCCACTGCCACACCCTGTAGAAGACATTAATTCAGCAGTGGCTAAACATGAGCTATACAGTGCAAACCATACGCTGAGCCTGTCGGTTATCGGTGATAAAAATGGTGTACGTACCGGATTGCAAAACTTGCTGAAGGAAACCGATGCGGATGAGATCATGATTAATGGGCAGATATTCGATCATTCTGCCCGTATGCGCTCTTTTGAACTGATTGCAGAAATCTCTGCTGATTTAGCTAAATAA
- a CDS encoding D-2-hydroxyacid dehydrogenase: MKIVILDGHTLNPGDISWTEIEQLGQLTVYDRTPAELIVERIGDADIVLTNKTPLSQQTIEQCRSIKMIGVLATGYNIVDVKAARQRDIPVCNVPSYSTMAVAQLSTALLLELCHHVGEHSSDVRSGGWSKSIDFCYWHSSLIELMGKKLGLIGYGQIGSAFAKIALAMGMEVLVYTPSQKKSIEQPNLHVVTLDQLLAESDVISLHCPLTEQNTGLINQSNIAKMKNGVMLINTSRGGLIVEQDLADALNSGKVAGAGLDVLSVEPPSEKNPLLNARNCIITPHIAWAPKEARLRLMEITVNNLKHFIAGKLQNVVN, encoded by the coding sequence ATGAAAATAGTTATCTTAGATGGTCATACCCTTAATCCGGGAGATATTTCCTGGACTGAAATTGAACAGCTGGGTCAGTTAACCGTTTACGACCGCACTCCGGCAGAACTCATTGTCGAACGAATCGGTGATGCCGACATTGTATTAACTAACAAAACACCGCTTAGCCAGCAAACCATTGAGCAATGCCGTTCAATTAAAATGATTGGTGTATTAGCAACCGGTTATAACATTGTTGATGTTAAAGCAGCCCGTCAAAGGGATATACCAGTATGTAATGTACCCAGTTACAGCACTATGGCAGTCGCTCAGTTAAGCACCGCTCTGTTACTGGAACTCTGTCATCACGTTGGCGAGCATAGCAGCGACGTACGGTCCGGCGGTTGGTCAAAAAGCATCGACTTCTGCTACTGGCACTCATCGCTTATTGAACTGATGGGTAAAAAGTTAGGCTTGATTGGTTACGGTCAAATTGGTTCCGCCTTTGCCAAAATAGCGCTGGCTATGGGCATGGAGGTACTGGTGTATACCCCAAGCCAGAAAAAAAGCATCGAACAACCTAATTTGCACGTCGTTACGTTAGACCAGCTATTGGCAGAGTCGGATGTGATCAGTTTGCATTGTCCGCTGACCGAGCAAAATACCGGTTTAATTAATCAAAGCAATATCGCCAAAATGAAGAACGGGGTAATGCTGATTAACACTTCTCGCGGTGGGCTAATTGTTGAACAAGACTTGGCTGATGCATTGAACAGTGGAAAAGTTGCCGGTGCAGGATTAGATGTATTATCTGTCGAACCACCGTCCGAAAAGAATCCGTTGCTTAATGCCCGTAACTGCATTATCACGCCTCATATCGCCTGGGCACCAAAAGAAGCTCGCCTGCGCCTGATGGAGATTACGGTCAACAATCTGAAACACTTCATCGCCGGTAAGTTACAAAACGTCGTGAATTAA
- the yedF gene encoding sulfurtransferase-like selenium metabolism protein YedF, whose product MSQNNQNIVPDYRLDMVGEPCPYPAVATLEAMPQLKSGEILEVISDCPQSINNIPLDAKNHGYEVLDIQQDGPTIRYLIRK is encoded by the coding sequence ATGAGTCAGAATAACCAAAATATAGTTCCGGATTACCGTTTAGATATGGTTGGCGAGCCTTGCCCCTATCCGGCAGTAGCAACATTGGAAGCAATGCCTCAACTGAAGAGCGGGGAAATACTGGAAGTGATCAGTGATTGCCCACAATCCATTAATAATATCCCTCTTGATGCCAAAAATCATGGCTATGAAGTGTTGGATATTCAGCAGGATGGGCCAACCATTCGCTATTTAATCAGAAAATAG
- the yedE gene encoding selenium metabolism membrane protein YedE/FdhT, producing MRWQDFKTQYLIKFWAPLPAVIAAGILSTYYFGLTGTFWAVTGEFTRWGGHIAQLFGADPQQWGYFKVIGLEGTPLDRIDGMMIIGMFGGCIAAALWANNIKLRLPQHRIRIFQAVLGGIIAGFGARLAMGCNLAAFFTGIPQFSLHAWFFALATAVGSYFGARFTLLPIFRIPVKLQKVSAASPLTQKPTQARRRFRIGMIIFLLMVIWGMVEITSSPKLGIAMLFGLGFGLLIERAQICFTSAFRDLWITGRTHMAKAIIIGMAVSAIGIFSYVQMGAHPKIMWAGPNAVLGGLLFGFGIVLAGGCETGWMYRAVEGQVHYWWVGIGNVIGATILAYYWDDIAPALATNYDKVNLLDTFGPYGGLLVTYILLGIAFAAMLWWEKHFFAKKNAQSALSLDTSKEPA from the coding sequence ATGCGTTGGCAAGATTTTAAAACCCAGTATCTGATAAAGTTCTGGGCACCTCTCCCTGCGGTTATTGCGGCAGGTATTCTTTCTACTTACTATTTTGGCTTAACCGGCACATTTTGGGCAGTGACGGGTGAGTTTACTCGCTGGGGTGGCCATATAGCTCAGCTATTTGGTGCAGATCCTCAACAGTGGGGTTATTTCAAAGTAATAGGTCTGGAAGGAACACCGCTGGATCGAATTGATGGCATGATGATTATTGGTATGTTCGGTGGCTGTATTGCCGCTGCACTATGGGCCAATAATATTAAGCTACGTTTACCACAGCATCGTATTCGTATTTTTCAGGCGGTACTGGGCGGCATCATTGCGGGTTTCGGTGCTCGTTTAGCGATGGGATGTAACCTGGCCGCTTTCTTTACCGGTATTCCTCAGTTTTCTCTGCATGCCTGGTTTTTTGCACTGGCTACGGCGGTGGGTTCTTACTTTGGCGCTCGTTTTACTCTATTGCCAATATTTCGTATTCCGGTCAAATTGCAGAAGGTTAGCGCCGCATCACCATTGACTCAAAAACCGACACAGGCTCGTCGTCGCTTTCGCATCGGTATGATTATCTTTTTGCTGATGGTTATCTGGGGGATGGTGGAGATTACCAGCAGTCCTAAACTGGGAATTGCGATGCTGTTTGGGTTGGGGTTTGGTTTATTGATTGAACGGGCTCAAATCTGCTTCACATCGGCTTTTCGCGACCTATGGATTACCGGGCGTACCCATATGGCGAAAGCCATTATTATCGGTATGGCGGTGAGCGCTATTGGTATCTTCAGCTATGTTCAGATGGGCGCACATCCAAAAATTATGTGGGCCGGGCCAAATGCGGTGTTGGGTGGCTTACTGTTTGGTTTCGGTATCGTTTTAGCCGGTGGTTGTGAAACTGGTTGGATGTATCGTGCAGTTGAAGGACAAGTTCACTATTGGTGGGTAGGTATAGGTAACGTTATTGGCGCGACTATTTTGGCCTATTATTGGGATGACATTGCTCCGGCGCTGGCGACCAACTATGACAAAGTAAACCTGCTTGATACCTTTGGCCCTTATGGCGGCCTGTTAGTCACCTATATTTTGTTGGGCATAGCCTTTGCCGCCATGTTGTGGTGGGAGAAGCATTTCTTTGCCAAAAAGAATGCCCAAAGCGCCCTTTCCCTTGATACCAGTAAGGAACCAGCATGA